Part of the Puntigrus tetrazona isolate hp1 chromosome 10, ASM1883169v1, whole genome shotgun sequence genome is shown below.
CCTCTAACTGGACCTCATGGCGCTTTGTCACACCTTGAGATCAGTGGTCTATGGATGCCTAAAGCCCAAAGTGTACTTTActtttgtatgtgtgcatgtacagCGTGAGGCGCAGCTTTTTCAAAGTGTACTCCATTTGATAGTGCGCCATCTTTCCTTGTGGAACAACTGATTAGTGCAAAACTTAATCAGTGCGTATGCACGACTTGCAcctgcaaagaaaaatatggcGGTTGGCATACAGTACGGGGGGTACTATTCTGGTGAAGTATACTTTGGGCTTTAGCTATGGTGACCATATGTGCCATTTTTCTTGAATACGTCCAGGgtaggatttctatattgcctacaatatttaggttttggctttgtttgcatgTGCAGACCAATTAGTACAAGACATTAAACGACCATAAATGCTTTCGAACCACTAGAGGTACTTTATTGTCAAAACTGATCGGTCTGAGCAGCAATCCCTTTAAGTCAAACTCACGTAATATCGGCGTATTTGCATCACTTTGATTGTTCTCTGTAGATTTCATCTTTTTGCGCACGTCACGATTGGTCCAGTACATGCAATGCTTCCGTGGTATTGGTCAAACTACTTTTTGATCATTACCTTCAGCAAGTACGAAcaatgccaataaaaaaaatctgggcCAGGACCGTCCAGGAAAAATGGCACGTACGGTCACCCTGTATTAGTAGCGAACTGCCTATAATCGGAGTGGTAAAAACCGAGGCCCTACATCACAGACAGACGACTGTGGGCAGGTGGACATTTCTGAGAACTCATGTCTTGTTGCGGGTGAACATGCGCTCGCCCCTCAGATTGAGATGCTGTAGCTGGTACTGCAGCACTTCAGTGTCCGCCGGCTCCCTGAGGCTCATCTTGTCCAGGTTGAGGTAGTCCAGGGATTTGGAGTACACTCGTTTGCCCTTCAACAGGCAGAGGGGCAGGGGCCCGTGTAAGGCCTTGCTGGGCTCCCCGCTCACCATCGACTTCAAGCAGCCGTCACCGGAGCTGGGCATGCGCCTCCTCCGGCGTCCGTTGATGGCTGGGATGTCGTACGGTTGGTAGTAACGGCTTTTGGCTTTGTAAATCCGCGAGGCTCGGTGCAGGCTTAAATCCACAGGCTTTTTGATAGGGCTGGGCAAGGCCTCTGTGTTGCTGTTGTCAGGGCTGGACCATTTCTGGGCTAATTTGAGAAGCTCCTCACCGGTGGTGAAGCCCACGAGATAGTTGGAGTTCATGTGGAGGATCTGGTATCCTGAGACAGTACTTTTAATGGGGGAGCAGGGAGTGCTGGAGCACCGGGGTTTATCGGCTTCTGGCTTCAGGGTGGCTTTGACCTCAGCAGCAGGCAGAACGGATATGGGCGCCCTGGACACTCCACTGGCATCCATTTCCATCTTTAATGACATGACCTggctgaaacacacaaacaaaatgttaCAGCCtatattttatcatcatttactttcttaatCCTTGTCAAATCTGCTTTTCACAATGcagattgttttaaagcagcttcaTGCATTATGCTCTCTATGTCTATTATGTCTTTGCACTTTACCGTACATAGCAAGGCTATTGTATTATTATGGCTGGATAATATGACGATTTAAATCAGTGCAAATGATCCTTCAGGTTATGTGACCCTGTACCACAAAACAAGTCTTAAGTCGCATGGGTCTACTTGTAGCAATAGACAAAATCTCGCCCATTGTATGGGTGAAAATTATCTTTTAGGCTaaaaatcattatgatattaGGTAAAGACCATGTTTCATGCAGATACTTTGTAACTttcctacagtaaatatattacaacTAAATATTTGATTAGTATCATGccttgctaagaacttcatttggacaactttaaaggtgatttttagatttttatttttttttggctcagCTATATCTCAAATATTATCTATATCTCCCAAATATAGCCCTATGCTAACAAACCATTTAACAATGgattaaaaagattatttattcagctttctgATGATTATTCTGATGCCTGGCACATGCTAAATCGTCACAGCAAAATTTGAGGATGGAAAAACAGGAATCATCTAGTAAATTATCCAGGAATTTTAAcatgattattaaattatataactatTATGCTTTTGCAACTGTGTATACATCACATTCcatgaaattgtttttgttttgtttgtaaattattatgacaatgtttattttatcttcttttttgtattacaatatGATGTATATTTTATCTCCTTCTATCTTTATCTTCTTCTTGGATTTTAACAGCGGCTGGTAATAATAGGTGCTTTTCCACCACCTACAAAAAGCCACATAtacatagtttatttttattggttaaTGGTTATTACGGTATTCAAATCTGGTTACACAAAACTTTATCtggaattaaatgaaatattattgaatGAATAGTATTTAGATTTAACTAGTATCAGAACAATAAATTggtaaataattaaagattattaaatatactttgaagcagaactattttaaaacccgctgtattttaataaataaaatttaaacacattatatatatatatattattgtgcCCCCAGATATTTAATGCAATCCTAAATCAAACAAAATCAAGCATATGTGCTTAtccttggtaaaaaaaaaaaaaaaagctgtcaaaatgctgaacaacaaaatacacaaaaactgtGTATAATTCCTTAATTGCAgttatttaatcatttctggGGTAATTTTGTCAATTAGAAGCAGTTGCATCTGTCCTCCTGTAGAACACGCAGATGTAAAATCTATAGACGGCTGAGAAAGGCTTAGGAGGCTCAGCTCAACTTCAGTGAGAATGGACCTTaaaatcaaaacactgaaagaTCATTCCAAATGCTGACTCATTTTGacagataaaataacaaaaaaaaaaaaaaacattcaggagGTATAAAACGGAACTCAAATCTGGCATTTGGATTACGCTGACTATGATGCTGTGCCAGTGACGTGAGAAAGATGTCTAACAAAATTCTAGCAACCATTAAGATCCTACAAATCGAAGGAGAATTTCAGTGTCCAAAGACAGGTGGAAGGAAGAATAAATCGGTTCATTTCTCACATTATCaggttattatattattttatccagtttttataatcaattttaataatctttgTGCATATTATGCAAACTGAGTATAAATTTAACTGTATCAGCCGTTATTGCTTggttttttattgtcttttaaagggttactccatcccaaaattgactgtcccattgactgccaagtaaaaaCCACTATCAACGtccagaaaatatgaaaaacatcgTTCGGATTTTTCATCTGCCACCAGTGGTTCAACCCTAACATTATGAAGaaatgggaatttttttttgtttggaatgATTCAACAAATTTGGCACCGTAGCTTTGCCGTAGCACCTTTTTGGAGAGCGCTGCTGCAGGAAAATTGCATACGCTCTTCTGTGTCAGCAACACAAGGATATGTCATCTacgtacattttatttgaatgaaacaGTGCATCTCATTCTTTGTACTCTTAATACACATCACTGTATTCAAAATACCAAAAAACGCTTTGTAAGGCatgtacaaaacatttctttttgcgTTGTAGtgctgattaaataataataacaataattaactattattgttatatgattttattaattctttGAATATTGCCATTTTGTATTGAGCATTTTGTACTGCATTTAAAGCACAACGCAAcacttttattcatattaaagtGGGCTTATGAGGAACAAATTAATTGATCATATACTGTTCTTGATATTCTAATCTACACGAGTGCTTAGACTGCTAAAGGTTCTTAGCAACGATGCCATAGAATTTTTGGTTCCgcaaagaaccatctctttttataatc
Proteins encoded:
- the macir gene encoding macrophage immunometabolism regulator; its protein translation is MSLKMEMDASGVSRAPISVLPAAEVKATLKPEADKPRCSSTPCSPIKSTVSGYQILHMNSNYLVGFTTGEELLKLAQKWSSPDNSNTEALPSPIKKPVDLSLHRASRIYKAKSRYYQPYDIPAINGRRRRRMPSSGDGCLKSMVSGEPSKALHGPLPLCLLKGKRVYSKSLDYLNLDKMSLREPADTEVLQYQLQHLNLRGERMFTRNKT